A part of Lacerta agilis isolate rLacAgi1 chromosome 7, rLacAgi1.pri, whole genome shotgun sequence genomic DNA contains:
- the GEM gene encoding GTP-binding protein GEM — MTLNNVTMRHSSNTLQSQQQRWSIPADGRNLVVQKDPHECNRHKRYTANPEEYYRRSWSSESSDSVISSESGNTYYRVVLIGEQGVGKTTIANIFAGVHDSMDSDCEVLGEDTYERTLLVDGESATIMLIDMWENKGENGWLQDHCMQVGDAYLIVYSITDRASFERASELRIQLRRARQTEDIPIILVGNKSDLVRCREVSVSEGRACAVVFDCKFIETSAAVQHNVKELFEGIVRQVRLRRDSKEKNERRLAYQKRRESIPKKARRFWGKIVAKKNKNMAFKLKSKSCHDLSVL; from the exons ATGACTCTGAATAATGTCACGATGCGTCACAGCAGCAACACCTTACAATCGCAGCAGCAACGCTGGAGCATCCCAGCAGATGGGAGAAACCTGGTGGTCCAGAAAGACCCCCATGAGTGCAACCGACACAAAAGGTACACCGCCAATCCTGAAGAGTATTACCGAAGAAGCTGGTCGTCGGAGTCTTCTGACTCTGTCATCTCCTCTGAGTCAGGAAACACCTACTACCGAGTGGTACTCATCGGGGAGCAAGGAGTTGGCAAGACAACCATTGCCAACATCTTTGCAGGTGTGCACGACAGCATGGACAGCGACTGCGAGGTGCTTGGAG AAGATACCTATGAACGAACCTTGCTGGTAGATGGTGAAAGTGCAACTATCATGCTAATTGACATGTGGGAGAACAAG GGTGAAAACGGATGGCTCCAAGATCACTGCATGCAGGTTGGGGATGCATATTTGATTGTCTATTCCATCACGGACCGTGCAAGCTTTGAGAGAGCATCCGAGCTCAGGATACAGCTCCGCAGGGCACGCCAGACAGAAGACATTCCCATTATTTTAGTGGGCAACAAAAGTGATCTCGTTAGGTGCCGGGAAGTCTCCGTTTCAG AGGGCAGGGCCTGTGCCGTTGTGTTTGACTGCAAGTTCATTGAGACCTCGGCGGCCGTCCAGCACAATGTGAAGGAGCTGTTTGAAGGCATTGTGCGTCAAGTGCGGCTCAGGAGAGACAGCAAAGAGAAGAATGAAAGGAGACTGGCATATCAGAAGCGGAGGGAGAGCATCCCCAAGAAAGCCAGGCGATTCTGGGGCAAAATTGTAGCCAAGAAGAACAAGAACATGGCCTTCAAACTTAAGTCCAAGTCTTGCCACGATCTCTCTGTCCTTTAG